A stretch of Halocalculus aciditolerans DNA encodes these proteins:
- a CDS encoding NADP-dependent malic enzyme, with protein MGLDEDALDYHRRDPPGKLEISTTKPTNTQRDLSLAYSPGVAAPCLEIADDPNDAYQYTAKGNLVGVVSNGSAVLGLGDIGAQASKPVMEGKGVLFKRFADIDVFDIELDHADEQAMIQSIAAMEPTFGGINLEDIKAPECFVIENALREEMDIPVFHDDQHGTAIISGAALLNATEIAGKDLSDIEIVFSGAGASAIASARFYVELGVDVENITLCDSSGVITEERVESGDVNEYKAEFAQSGDGGDLADAMDGADVFVGLSVGGIVSEEMIRSMAADPIVFAMANPDPEITYEEAKNARDDTVIMATGRSDYPNMVNNVLGFPFIFRGALDVRATDINESMKVAAAEALADLAKEDVPDQVVKAYGDQPLQFGPDYIIPKPVDPRVLFEVAPAVADAAMESGVARQELDLDAYRERLEARLGKSREMMRIVLNKAKSEPKRVALGEGDDEKMIRAAFQMQEQGIAEPVLIGDRNTVEGTITGLGLDFDPEVVDPAQGDTGAYADRLYDLRKRKGVTESEAADLVRDPNYLGSVMVEEGDADALLTGLTHHYPSALRPPLEVIGTAPDVDHVAGVYMLTFKNRVIFCADTTVNTAPTADVLQEVARHVAGIARRFNVEPRVAMLSYSNFGSVETDGTQKVAEAANALRDDPDVDFQVDGEMQADTAVVEDILDDTYGFTDFDGPANCLVFPNLEAGNIGYKLLQRLGGADAIGPMLAGMDEPVHVLQRGDEVKDIVNLASVAVVDAQEE; from the coding sequence ATGGGATTAGACGAAGACGCCCTCGACTACCACCGGCGCGACCCGCCGGGGAAGCTCGAGATCTCGACGACGAAGCCGACGAACACGCAGCGCGACCTCTCCCTCGCCTACTCGCCGGGCGTCGCCGCGCCGTGCCTCGAAATCGCGGACGACCCGAACGACGCCTACCAGTACACGGCGAAGGGGAATCTCGTCGGCGTCGTTTCGAACGGCTCCGCGGTGCTCGGCCTCGGCGACATCGGCGCGCAAGCGTCGAAACCCGTGATGGAGGGGAAGGGCGTGCTGTTCAAGCGGTTCGCGGACATCGACGTCTTCGACATCGAACTCGACCACGCGGACGAGCAGGCGATGATTCAGTCCATCGCGGCGATGGAGCCGACGTTCGGCGGCATCAACTTAGAGGACATCAAAGCGCCGGAGTGCTTCGTCATCGAGAACGCGCTCCGCGAGGAGATGGACATCCCCGTCTTCCACGACGACCAGCACGGGACGGCCATCATCAGCGGCGCGGCCCTGTTGAACGCGACCGAAATAGCGGGCAAGGACCTCTCGGATATCGAGATCGTCTTCTCCGGCGCGGGCGCGTCCGCAATCGCGTCCGCCCGGTTCTACGTCGAACTCGGCGTCGACGTCGAGAACATCACGCTCTGTGACTCCTCCGGCGTCATCACCGAGGAACGCGTCGAGAGCGGCGACGTGAACGAGTACAAAGCCGAGTTCGCGCAGTCCGGCGACGGCGGCGACCTCGCCGACGCGATGGACGGCGCGGACGTCTTCGTGGGGCTCTCGGTGGGAGGCATCGTGAGCGAGGAGATGATTCGGTCGATGGCGGCCGACCCCATCGTGTTCGCCATGGCGAACCCCGACCCCGAAATCACCTACGAGGAGGCGAAGAACGCTCGGGACGACACCGTCATCATGGCGACGGGGCGCTCGGACTACCCGAACATGGTGAACAACGTCCTCGGCTTCCCGTTCATCTTCCGCGGCGCGCTGGACGTGCGGGCGACGGACATCAACGAGTCGATGAAAGTCGCGGCGGCGGAGGCGCTGGCGGACCTCGCGAAGGAGGACGTTCCCGACCAGGTCGTGAAGGCCTACGGCGACCAACCCCTCCAGTTCGGCCCGGACTACATCATCCCGAAACCCGTCGACCCCCGCGTGCTCTTCGAGGTCGCGCCGGCCGTCGCCGACGCCGCCATGGAGTCCGGCGTCGCCCGGCAGGAACTCGACCTCGACGCGTACCGAGAGCGCCTCGAAGCCCGCCTCGGCAAGAGCCGCGAGATGATGCGCATCGTCTTGAATAAGGCGAAGAGCGAGCCGAAGCGCGTCGCGCTCGGCGAGGGCGACGACGAGAAGATGATTCGCGCCGCCTTCCAGATGCAAGAGCAAGGCATCGCCGAACCCGTCCTCATCGGCGACCGGAACACGGTCGAGGGGACCATCACCGGGCTCGGCCTCGACTTCGACCCCGAAGTCGTCGACCCCGCGCAGGGCGACACCGGCGCGTACGCCGACCGCCTCTACGACCTCCGGAAGCGCAAGGGCGTGACCGAGTCCGAAGCCGCCGACCTCGTCCGCGACCCGAACTACCTCGGGAGCGTCATGGTCGAGGAGGGCGACGCCGACGCGCTCCTCACCGGCCTCACCCACCACTACCCGAGCGCGCTCCGCCCGCCGCTCGAAGTCATCGGGACCGCGCCCGACGTCGACCACGTCGCCGGCGTCTACATGCTCACGTTCAAGAATCGCGTCATCTTCTGCGCCGACACCACCGTGAACACCGCGCCGACCGCAGACGTCCTTCAGGAGGTCGCGCGCCACGTCGCCGGCATCGCGCGCCGCTTCAACGTCGAACCGCGCGTCGCGATGCTCTCCTACTCGAACTTCGGGAGCGTCGAGACCGACGGCACGCAGAAGGTCGCGGAAGCCGCGAACGCCCTCCGCGACGACCCCGACGTCGACTTCCAGGTCGACGGCGAGATGCAGGCCGACACCGCCGTCGTCGAAGACATCCTCGACGACACCTACGGCTTCACAGATTTCGACGGGCCGGCGAACTGCCTCGTCTTCCCCAACCTCGAAGCCGGGAACATCGGCTACAAACTCCTCCAGCGCCTCGGCGGCGCGGACGCTATCGGCCCCATGCTCGCCGGAATGGACGAACCCGTCCACGTCCTCCAGCGCGGCGACGAAGTCAAGGACATCGTCAACCTCGCCAGCGTGGCGGTCGTCGACGCCCAAGAGGAGTAA
- a CDS encoding ribonuclease H, translated as MASVGRPVLRDLFDDAPTPHIAHPPRTHHRDFYVATDGSFSADASGLGVLVETRSGDRVARLALPDDAPDNNVAEYRALHLGLDVLAARAPPGARVGVVLDHDDLAANVNVASLAAAGPHNRPLHDVSIPPAAATHWRGIRARIAGFGELRAAALDSGRNPAHPLANAPDQYAHVNREPARCLLPDADDLTADPQIPPPSRAGRNTNTNASD; from the coding sequence ATGGCCTCCGTCGGCCGGCCCGTCCTACGCGACCTGTTCGACGACGCACCTACCCCGCACATCGCGCACCCGCCGCGCACCCACCACCGAGACTTCTACGTCGCCACCGACGGGTCGTTCTCGGCGGACGCGAGCGGGCTCGGCGTCCTCGTCGAAACACGGAGCGGCGACCGCGTCGCCCGCCTCGCCCTCCCCGACGACGCCCCCGACAACAACGTCGCCGAATACCGCGCCCTCCACCTCGGCCTCGACGTCCTCGCCGCCCGCGCCCCGCCCGGCGCGCGCGTCGGCGTCGTCCTCGACCACGACGACCTCGCCGCCAACGTCAACGTCGCGAGCCTCGCCGCCGCCGGCCCCCACAACCGCCCCCTCCACGACGTTTCTATTCCTCCCGCCGCCGCCACCCACTGGCGCGGCATCCGCGCGCGCATCGCCGGCTTCGGCGAACTCCGCGCCGCCGCCCTCGACTCCGGCCGGAACCCCGCCCACCCCCTCGCCAACGCCCCCGACCAGTACGCCCACGTCAACCGCGAACCCGCCCGCTGCCTCCTCCCCGACGCCGACGACCTCACCGCCGACCCACAGATCCCCCCGCCCAGCCGCGCCGGCCGCAACACCAACACGAACGCCAGCGACTGA
- a CDS encoding VOC family protein codes for MEFIHVCLNVADVDESVEWYTGELGFEESWEFEADGTKNRYVAAENGVEIQLADTEGETPDEAGTAWDHLAVAVEDVDEAFERVENHGVVQEPADNDAAGARTAFIEDPDGHVVELVEPLE; via the coding sequence ATGGAGTTCATCCACGTCTGCCTGAACGTCGCGGACGTCGACGAATCGGTCGAGTGGTACACGGGCGAGCTCGGGTTCGAGGAGTCCTGGGAGTTCGAGGCCGACGGGACGAAGAACCGGTACGTCGCGGCGGAGAACGGCGTCGAGATACAGCTCGCGGACACCGAGGGGGAGACGCCGGACGAAGCGGGGACGGCGTGGGACCACCTCGCCGTCGCGGTGGAGGACGTCGACGAGGCGTTCGAGCGCGTCGAGAACCACGGCGTCGTACAGGAGCCGGCGGACAACGACGCGGCGGGCGCGCGGACGGCGTTCATCGAGGACCCGGACGGCCACGTCGTCGAGCTGGTGGAGCCGCTGGAGTAG
- a CDS encoding amino acid ABC transporter permease, with product MAESHQQSDEMTRVEEPRLNDENVKWLGIAAAAVFTLAVVAFVGSIVFLKVNPSLFVNIIYPQFVDAFLLVLGIFVVSSVLSVIAGIFVGLGRVSKTKFTNAVTSGYVQFFRGTPLLFQLMVLYIGIPAFWPPGQFPIPNWSIPAAVIGLTLNHAAYIGEAVRGGIEAVPDGQQEAARSLGMSYTQSMREVILPQAWRNALAAIGNDQVILVKDTSLLTVIAVPELIDAFRSVNSATFDAWTPIVLVAIAYLMITMPLSRLVTYLEDRASWGGDGH from the coding sequence ATGGCTGAATCCCACCAGCAGTCGGACGAGATGACGCGGGTGGAAGAGCCGCGGCTGAACGACGAGAACGTGAAGTGGCTCGGTATCGCCGCGGCGGCGGTGTTCACGCTCGCCGTCGTCGCCTTCGTCGGGTCCATCGTCTTCTTGAAGGTGAACCCGTCGCTGTTCGTGAACATCATCTACCCGCAGTTCGTGGACGCGTTCCTCCTCGTGCTCGGAATTTTCGTGGTTTCGAGCGTGCTCTCCGTCATCGCCGGCATCTTCGTCGGCCTCGGGCGCGTGTCGAAGACGAAGTTCACGAACGCGGTGACCTCCGGCTACGTCCAGTTCTTCCGCGGCACGCCGCTCCTCTTCCAGCTGATGGTGCTCTACATCGGGATTCCGGCGTTCTGGCCGCCCGGCCAGTTCCCGATTCCGAACTGGTCGATTCCCGCCGCCGTCATCGGACTGACGCTCAACCACGCGGCCTACATCGGCGAGGCGGTCCGCGGCGGCATCGAGGCCGTCCCCGACGGCCAGCAGGAGGCCGCGCGGTCGCTCGGGATGTCCTACACGCAGTCGATGCGCGAGGTCATCCTCCCGCAGGCGTGGCGGAACGCCCTCGCGGCGATCGGGAACGACCAGGTCATTCTCGTGAAGGACACGTCGCTCCTCACGGTCATCGCCGTGCCCGAACTCATCGACGCGTTCCGCTCCGTGAACTCCGCGACGTTCGACGCGTGGACGCCCATCGTCCTCGTCGCTATCGCCTACCTCATGATTACGATGCCGCTCTCACGACTCGTGACGTACCTCGAAGACCGCGCGTCCTGGGGGGGTGACGGCCATTGA
- the ilvN gene encoding acetolactate synthase small subunit, translating into MTGGLQGPDPEERQQATGRRNSQGIRIDPDVEAEPAERREVLSALVDHEPGVLSEVAGLFARRQFNIESLTVGPTTDEGMARMTIVVREPGPGVEQAKRQLRKLAPVHSVSELSGAVERELALIKVEDDDPAGVAAVAEMYGGEAVEAGPEVVTVELTGSEEAVDAAIAAFERFGVREVARTGTAALAGGTQETRESND; encoded by the coding sequence ATGACGGGTGGACTGCAGGGGCCCGACCCGGAGGAGCGCCAGCAGGCGACCGGGCGGCGGAACAGCCAGGGCATCCGCATCGACCCGGACGTCGAGGCGGAGCCCGCGGAGCGCCGCGAGGTGCTGTCGGCGCTCGTCGACCACGAGCCCGGCGTTCTCTCCGAGGTCGCGGGGCTGTTCGCGCGCCGCCAGTTCAACATCGAGAGCCTGACCGTCGGCCCGACGACGGACGAGGGGATGGCGCGGATGACCATCGTCGTCCGCGAGCCCGGACCCGGCGTCGAGCAGGCGAAACGCCAGCTGCGGAAGCTCGCGCCCGTCCACTCGGTCAGCGAGCTCTCCGGCGCGGTCGAGCGCGAACTCGCGCTCATCAAGGTCGAAGACGACGACCCCGCCGGCGTCGCCGCGGTCGCGGAGATGTACGGCGGAGAAGCGGTCGAAGCCGGCCCGGAGGTCGTGACGGTCGAGCTCACGGGCTCAGAGGAAGCAGTCGACGCGGCCATCGCCGCGTTCGAACGATTCGGCGTTCGCGAGGTCGCCCGCACGGGCACCGCGGCGCTGGCGGGCGGGACGCAGGAAACACGAGAATCCAATGACTGA
- the ilvB gene encoding biosynthetic-type acetolactate synthase large subunit has translation MSETESETRTAERAVQTGAEAAISALEDAGVEVGFGVQGGAIMPVYDALGQSDIRHVTMAHEQGAAHAADAYGIVTGEPGLCLATSGPGATNLVTGLADADMDSDPMVALTGQVPTDMVGNDAFQETDTTGVTTPITKTNYFATDAGTVGDTVRDAVAAASEGRQGPTLVDLPKDVTQAETATSPSHEPETKPTPEAPAEAVDEAARAFAAAEKPVILAGGGVIKGEATPELRQFAVDHGVPVVTTMPGVGAFDETHPLALGMAGMHGTGPANMALTHCDFMLAVGTRFDDRLTGGVETFAPAARIAHIDIDASEVSKNVHADYPLIGDASAVLHQLDSAVPRSPDAADWQAQCETWEREYPMDYDAPEDEPVKPQFVVEAVDEATAGDTVVTTGVGQHQMWAVQYWTFTEPRTWVSSHGLGTMGYGLPAAIGAKVAAPEREVVSFEGDGSFLMTCQELSVAVREELDITVFVLNNEAIGMVRQWQDAFFEGRRTASEYPWGPDFATVAEAFGAAGFTIDTYDDVADTVEAAREYDGPSVVDCRIDPREDVYPMVPSGGDNGAFALREEHL, from the coding sequence ATGAGCGAGACTGAAAGTGAAACGCGAACCGCGGAACGAGCGGTCCAGACCGGCGCGGAAGCCGCGATTTCGGCGCTGGAAGACGCGGGTGTCGAGGTCGGGTTCGGCGTGCAGGGCGGCGCGATCATGCCCGTCTACGACGCGCTCGGCCAGTCCGACATCCGGCACGTGACGATGGCGCACGAGCAGGGCGCGGCGCACGCCGCCGACGCCTACGGAATCGTCACGGGCGAGCCGGGGCTCTGCCTCGCGACGTCCGGGCCGGGGGCGACGAACCTGGTCACGGGCCTCGCGGACGCGGACATGGACTCGGACCCGATGGTCGCGCTGACCGGGCAGGTCCCGACGGACATGGTCGGGAACGACGCCTTCCAGGAGACGGATACGACGGGCGTGACGACGCCGATCACGAAGACGAACTACTTCGCGACGGACGCGGGGACGGTCGGCGACACCGTCCGCGACGCGGTCGCGGCGGCGAGCGAAGGCCGGCAGGGGCCGACGCTCGTCGACCTGCCGAAGGACGTGACGCAGGCGGAGACGGCGACGTCGCCGAGCCACGAACCGGAGACGAAGCCGACGCCGGAAGCGCCCGCGGAGGCCGTCGACGAGGCGGCGCGGGCGTTCGCCGCCGCGGAGAAACCCGTCATCCTCGCGGGCGGCGGCGTCATCAAGGGCGAGGCGACGCCGGAGCTCCGGCAGTTCGCCGTCGACCACGGCGTGCCCGTCGTGACGACGATGCCGGGCGTCGGCGCGTTCGACGAGACGCATCCGCTCGCGCTCGGGATGGCGGGCATGCACGGGACCGGTCCGGCGAACATGGCGCTCACGCACTGTGACTTCATGCTCGCGGTCGGCACGCGGTTCGACGACCGGCTCACCGGGGGCGTGGAGACGTTCGCGCCCGCGGCGCGCATCGCGCACATCGACATCGACGCGAGCGAAGTGTCGAAGAACGTCCACGCGGACTACCCGCTCATCGGTGACGCGAGCGCGGTCCTCCACCAGCTCGACTCCGCGGTCCCGCGGTCGCCCGACGCGGCCGACTGGCAGGCGCAGTGTGAGACCTGGGAGCGCGAGTATCCGATGGACTACGACGCGCCCGAGGACGAACCGGTGAAGCCGCAGTTCGTCGTCGAAGCCGTCGACGAAGCCACGGCCGGAGACACCGTCGTCACGACCGGCGTCGGCCAACACCAGATGTGGGCGGTCCAGTACTGGACGTTCACCGAGCCGCGCACGTGGGTCTCCAGCCACGGTCTCGGGACGATGGGGTACGGTCTCCCGGCGGCCATCGGCGCGAAAGTCGCCGCACCGGAGCGGGAAGTCGTCTCCTTCGAGGGCGACGGCTCCTTCCTGATGACGTGTCAGGAGCTCTCCGTCGCGGTTCGCGAGGAGCTCGACATCACGGTGTTCGTCCTGAACAACGAGGCCATCGGGATGGTCCGCCAGTGGCAGGACGCGTTCTTCGAGGGCCGGCGGACGGCGTCGGAGTACCCGTGGGGGCCGGACTTCGCGACGGTCGCGGAGGCGTTCGGCGCGGCCGGCTTCACCATCGACACTTACGACGACGTCGCGGACACCGTCGAGGCGGCCCGCGAGTACGACGGGCCGAGCGTCGTCGACTGCCGCATCGACCCGCGCGAGGACGTCTACCCGATGGTTCCGAGCGGCGGGGACAACGGCGCGTTCGCGCTCCGGGAGGAACACCTATGA
- a CDS encoding GNAT family N-acetyltransferase: MRVRKATPRDAREVCAVHEASIAALGVDGYDDEQVAAWGADRSPDDYAFDGPDAFLVAETDGRVVGFAALSPRPGDHLDTAADAEVTGVYVHPDHARTGVGSRLLRALETVARVWDADTLALHASRNAVDFYDDAGFHRVRETTHDFSDDTDGRVVEMQKTLTRQSRASRTVAGRQR, from the coding sequence ATGCGAGTCAGAAAAGCGACCCCGCGCGACGCCCGCGAAGTGTGTGCCGTCCACGAGGCGTCCATCGCAGCGCTCGGCGTCGACGGCTACGACGACGAGCAGGTCGCCGCGTGGGGCGCGGACCGCTCACCCGACGACTACGCCTTCGACGGCCCCGACGCCTTCCTCGTCGCCGAAACCGACGGCCGCGTCGTCGGCTTCGCCGCCCTCAGTCCGCGACCCGGCGACCACCTCGACACCGCCGCCGACGCCGAAGTAACCGGCGTCTACGTCCACCCTGACCACGCCCGCACGGGCGTCGGCTCCCGCCTCCTCCGCGCGCTCGAAACCGTCGCGCGCGTCTGGGACGCCGACACCCTCGCCCTCCACGCCTCCCGCAACGCCGTCGACTTCTACGACGACGCCGGCTTCCACCGCGTCCGCGAAACCACCCACGACTTCTCCGACGACACCGACGGCCGCGTCGTCGAGATGCAGAAAACACTCACCCGGCAGTCTCGCGCCTCCCGCACCGTCGCCGGCCGCCAACGCTGA
- the ilvC gene encoding ketol-acid reductoisomerase, translating into MTDTDDFTQPIYRDDDADERDITNKTVAVLGYGSQGHAHAQNLDDSGVDVVVGLRKSSASWDAAEADGLDVATPVEAAEQADVVSMLVPDTVQPSVYADIEDAIQPGDTLQFAHGFNIHYGQIDPKPGVDVTMIAPKSPGHLVRRNYEAGEGTPALLAVHRDETGEAKSEALAYAQAIGCARAGVLETTFQEETESDLFGEQAVLCGGVTSLIKAGYETLVENGYSPEMAYFECMNEMKLIVDLMYEGGLGEMWDSVSDTAEYGGLVEGDEVVDEHVRENMQETLDRVQNGEFATRWIAENQAGRPSFNQRHHAERNHEIEDVGERLRGLFAWAEQETEREPEKTEAEVRQ; encoded by the coding sequence ATGACTGATACTGACGATTTCACCCAGCCGATCTATCGAGACGACGACGCGGACGAACGCGACATCACGAACAAGACCGTGGCCGTGCTCGGCTACGGGAGTCAGGGCCACGCGCACGCGCAGAACCTGGACGACTCCGGCGTCGACGTCGTCGTGGGGCTCCGGAAGAGCTCCGCGTCCTGGGACGCCGCGGAAGCGGACGGCCTCGACGTGGCGACGCCCGTGGAGGCGGCCGAGCAGGCGGACGTCGTGTCGATGCTCGTCCCGGACACGGTACAGCCGTCGGTCTACGCCGACATCGAGGACGCCATCCAGCCGGGCGACACCCTCCAGTTCGCGCACGGGTTCAACATCCACTACGGGCAGATCGACCCGAAACCCGGCGTGGACGTGACGATGATCGCGCCGAAGTCCCCGGGTCACCTCGTCCGCCGGAACTACGAGGCCGGCGAGGGCACCCCGGCGTTGCTCGCCGTGCATCGCGACGAGACGGGTGAGGCGAAGTCGGAGGCGCTCGCGTACGCGCAGGCCATCGGATGCGCTCGGGCGGGCGTCCTCGAAACGACGTTCCAGGAGGAGACGGAGTCCGACCTCTTCGGCGAGCAGGCCGTGCTCTGCGGCGGCGTCACCAGCCTCATCAAGGCGGGGTACGAGACGCTCGTCGAGAACGGCTACAGCCCGGAGATGGCGTACTTCGAGTGCATGAACGAGATGAAGCTCATCGTCGACCTGATGTACGAGGGCGGGCTCGGCGAGATGTGGGACTCCGTCTCCGACACCGCGGAGTACGGCGGGCTCGTCGAGGGCGACGAGGTCGTCGACGAGCACGTCCGCGAGAACATGCAGGAGACGCTCGACCGCGTGCAGAACGGCGAGTTCGCGACGCGGTGGATCGCGGAGAACCAGGCGGGCCGGCCGTCGTTCAATCAGCGCCACCACGCGGAGCGGAACCACGAGATCGAGGACGTCGGGGAGCGACTCCGCGGTCTCTTCGCGTGGGCGGAACAGGAGACCGAGCGAGAGCCCGAGAAGACGGAGGCGGAGGTCCGACAATGA
- a CDS encoding basic amino acid ABC transporter substrate-binding protein has translation MTDTNRRSYLKATGGAAAALALAGCSGGGGGENTVTIGSDIPYRPFEYTDADGNLKGFDVDIAQAVFEEEMGMSYEFQDTAFDTIIGSLNNGNFRVIMSAMTINDQRAEQVDFSDPYFTAYQTIVVLKSSDITAKEDLKGKNVGVQKGTTGENAAQQLKEEFGGDLTIKSYDQIPAAFDALNNNQVVAVINDNTVNAEFVESHQDTVRFVEGDGAAAEEGENAPPYLTLTVENYGIAFRKDDDDFRSQVNDALQAIRDDGTYDEIYNEYFSG, from the coding sequence ATGACTGACACCAATCGCAGAAGCTACCTGAAAGCCACCGGCGGCGCGGCCGCCGCGCTCGCACTCGCCGGCTGTTCCGGCGGGGGCGGCGGCGAGAACACGGTCACGATCGGCTCGGACATCCCGTACCGGCCGTTCGAGTACACCGACGCCGACGGGAACCTCAAGGGGTTCGACGTCGACATCGCGCAGGCCGTCTTCGAGGAGGAGATGGGGATGAGCTACGAGTTCCAAGACACCGCGTTCGACACCATCATCGGCTCGCTCAACAACGGGAACTTCCGCGTCATCATGTCCGCGATGACGATCAACGACCAGCGCGCGGAGCAGGTCGACTTCTCCGACCCCTACTTCACGGCGTACCAGACTATCGTCGTCCTCAAGAGCTCCGACATCACGGCGAAGGAGGACCTGAAGGGGAAGAACGTCGGCGTGCAGAAGGGGACGACCGGCGAGAACGCCGCCCAGCAGCTCAAAGAGGAGTTCGGCGGCGACCTCACTATCAAGTCCTACGACCAGATTCCCGCGGCGTTCGACGCGCTCAACAACAACCAGGTGGTGGCCGTCATCAACGACAACACCGTCAACGCGGAGTTCGTCGAGAGCCACCAGGACACCGTCCGGTTCGTCGAAGGCGACGGCGCGGCCGCCGAGGAAGGCGAGAACGCGCCGCCGTACCTCACGCTCACCGTCGAGAACTACGGCATCGCGTTCCGGAAGGACGACGACGACTTCCGCTCTCAGGTCAACGACGCCCTGCAGGCTATCAGAGACGACGGGACGTACGACGAAATCTACAACGAGTACTTCAGCGGCTGA
- a CDS encoding LeuA family protein, with protein sequence MTSPVRVRGNGFFQGTLAHSNEFDSARIFDTTLRDGEQTPRTSFDYDDKREIAAVLDEMGVHVIETGFPANGPDEFEAVSDIAAATDTTTCGLARVVESDVDAAIDSGVDMIHVFASTSDVQIEDSMHATREEVVDRSVDAVQQARDAGVEVMFSPMDATRTDPDYLAEVLEAVDEVGVDWVNVPDTCGVATPTRYMELIEFVTEHTDARVDVHTHDDFGMATANAVSGFVAGASQAQVSVNGIGERAGNAAFEEVVMAVESVHGVDTGIDTTRIAELSRMIAEKSGVPIPSNKPVVGDNAFSHESGIHAAGVIENAETFEPGVMTPEMIGAERSIVLGKHTGTHAVREHLEDAGYAPTDDEVRAVTKRVKSYAAGKEAVTPEKLAAFAAEVGVEEARERTEVRT encoded by the coding sequence ATGACATCCCCGGTTCGAGTCCGGGGGAACGGGTTCTTCCAGGGCACGTTAGCCCACAGTAACGAGTTCGATTCAGCCCGAATTTTCGACACGACCCTCAGAGACGGCGAGCAGACGCCGCGGACGTCGTTCGACTACGACGATAAGCGCGAGATAGCGGCAGTACTGGACGAGATGGGCGTCCACGTCATCGAGACGGGGTTCCCGGCGAACGGCCCCGACGAGTTCGAGGCCGTCTCGGACATCGCGGCCGCGACGGACACGACGACGTGCGGGCTCGCCCGCGTCGTCGAATCCGACGTCGACGCGGCCATCGACTCGGGCGTGGACATGATTCACGTCTTCGCGTCGACGAGCGACGTCCAGATCGAGGATTCGATGCACGCGACCCGCGAGGAGGTCGTCGACCGCTCCGTCGACGCGGTCCAGCAGGCCCGCGACGCGGGCGTCGAAGTGATGTTCTCGCCGATGGACGCCACGCGGACCGACCCCGACTACCTCGCGGAGGTCCTCGAGGCCGTCGACGAGGTCGGCGTCGACTGGGTGAACGTCCCCGACACCTGCGGGGTGGCGACGCCGACGCGGTACATGGAGCTCATCGAGTTCGTCACCGAGCACACGGACGCGCGCGTCGACGTGCACACGCACGACGACTTCGGGATGGCGACCGCGAACGCCGTCTCCGGGTTCGTCGCGGGCGCGTCGCAGGCGCAGGTCTCCGTGAACGGCATCGGCGAGCGCGCCGGGAACGCCGCGTTCGAAGAGGTCGTCATGGCCGTCGAGAGCGTTCACGGCGTCGACACGGGTATCGATACGACCCGCATCGCCGAGCTGTCGCGGATGATCGCCGAGAAGTCCGGCGTCCCCATCCCCTCGAACAAGCCGGTCGTCGGCGACAACGCGTTCAGTCACGAGTCCGGGATTCACGCCGCGGGCGTCATCGAGAACGCGGAGACGTTCGAGCCGGGCGTGATGACGCCGGAGATGATCGGCGCGGAGCGCTCCATCGTCCTCGGGAAGCACACGGGCACGCACGCCGTGCGCGAGCACTTAGAGGACGCCGGGTACGCGCCGACGGACGACGAGGTACGCGCGGTGACGAAGCGCGTGAAGTCGTACGCCGCGGGCAAGGAAGCGGTGACGCCGGAGAAGCTCGCAGCGTTCGCCGCCGAGGTCGGCGTCGAGGAAGCCCGGGAGCGAACGGAGGTTCGGACCTGA